Proteins encoded within one genomic window of Rossellomorea vietnamensis:
- a CDS encoding 2-hydroxy-3-keto-5-methylthiopentenyl-1-phosphate phosphatase yields MSHPVIFCDFDGTITETDNIISLMKAFAPPEWEPIKEDILNQSVSIKEGVSKLFSFIPSSQKDEMIQYLMETAVIREGFKEFVDYTKVNEIPLYIVSGGIDFFVHPLLKEFGPFKAVYCNEAIFNDSTITIHWPYPCDVHCENKGCGCCKPSILRALSLENHEVIVIGDSVTDIEMAKLGDTVLARDYLARTCEEKGIPYHPFETFHDCINVIEKGVTI; encoded by the coding sequence ATGAGTCATCCAGTGATATTCTGTGATTTCGATGGGACGATCACAGAAACAGATAATATCATTTCTTTGATGAAAGCCTTTGCCCCACCAGAATGGGAGCCTATAAAAGAGGACATTTTAAACCAGTCGGTCTCGATTAAAGAAGGGGTAAGCAAGTTGTTCTCCTTCATTCCTTCTTCACAGAAAGACGAGATGATCCAGTATTTGATGGAAACAGCGGTTATACGTGAAGGGTTCAAGGAATTCGTGGACTATACAAAAGTCAATGAGATTCCCCTGTATATCGTGAGTGGGGGAATAGACTTCTTTGTTCACCCGTTACTGAAAGAATTCGGGCCTTTTAAGGCTGTATATTGTAACGAAGCGATCTTTAATGATTCGACCATAACCATTCATTGGCCGTATCCATGTGACGTGCACTGTGAAAACAAAGGTTGTGGATGCTGTAAGCCTTCCATCCTGAGGGCATTATCCCTGGAAAATCATGAGGTGATTGTAATAGGGGACTCTGTTACAGACATCGAGATGGCGAAGCTTGGCGATACAGTACTCGCAAGGGACTATCTGGCACGTACGTGTGAAGAAAAGGGAATCCCGTACCATCCTTTTGAAACATTTCACGATTGCATAAATGTGATAGAAAAAGGAGTGACAATATGA
- a CDS encoding carbon-nitrogen family hydrolase produces the protein MIQKVGLAQMDIMFGNPEENKLKVEQWVKKAKEEGCGTVVLPELWTTGYDLTRIDEIADKEAEDSSSFLTSLSKKYSIHIVGGSVANKSNDGVRNTLLVADANGALVKRYSKLHLFKLMNEHHYLLPGQEDGSFSLDDTMMAGLICYDIRFPEWFRKHVMMGAKIVFVVAEWPAARIDHWQTLLRARAIENQCFVIACNRVGSDPDNEFGGSSLIIDPWGEILAKGTQSEQLVAAEINLQEVEKVRKQIPIFQDRRPNFY, from the coding sequence ATGATTCAAAAGGTTGGTCTCGCCCAGATGGATATTATGTTTGGGAATCCTGAAGAAAACAAGTTGAAAGTGGAACAGTGGGTCAAAAAAGCAAAGGAAGAGGGATGCGGTACCGTCGTCCTTCCAGAGCTGTGGACGACAGGTTATGATCTTACACGGATAGATGAAATCGCAGATAAAGAAGCCGAAGACTCTTCCTCCTTCCTGACTTCCCTTTCAAAAAAATATTCCATTCATATCGTTGGTGGTTCTGTTGCCAATAAATCAAATGACGGGGTAAGAAATACACTTTTGGTGGCGGATGCTAATGGGGCGTTGGTGAAACGGTATTCAAAGCTTCACTTATTCAAACTAATGAATGAACATCATTATTTACTTCCTGGACAGGAAGACGGGTCGTTCTCTCTTGATGATACGATGATGGCAGGACTCATTTGTTACGATATCCGTTTCCCTGAATGGTTCAGGAAACATGTGATGATGGGAGCGAAGATTGTCTTTGTGGTGGCTGAATGGCCGGCTGCAAGAATAGATCACTGGCAGACCCTCTTAAGGGCACGTGCGATTGAAAATCAATGCTTTGTGATTGCATGCAACCGTGTGGGGAGTGACCCAGACAATGAATTTGGCGGCTCCTCCCTTATCATCGATCCGTGGGGGGAAATCCTTGCCAAAGGAACCCAAAGTGAACAGTTGGTCGCTGCTGAAATCAATTTGCAGGAAGTGGAAAAGGTCCGTAAACAAATTCCGATCTTTCAAGACCGGAGACCAAATTTTTATTAG
- a CDS encoding aspartyl-phosphate phosphatase Spo0E family protein produces MGRLLKQKWLLLKINHKRSEMVSMGVNLGLCAEETIKCSQQLDQLLNDYEKCTNNGGSEPVHESSSELGQYIKSLLKRTAS; encoded by the coding sequence ATGGGTCGTTTATTAAAACAGAAGTGGCTATTATTGAAAATCAACCACAAGCGCTCGGAAATGGTATCAATGGGAGTGAATTTAGGATTATGTGCTGAGGAGACAATCAAATGCAGCCAGCAATTGGATCAGCTGTTGAACGACTATGAAAAGTGCACAAATAATGGTGGATCAGAGCCAGTGCACGAATCATCAAGCGAATTAGGGCAATACATTAAGAGTTTATTGAAACGCACTGCTTCTTGA
- a CDS encoding DUF6254 family protein, producing the protein MTQSKHEKERQWNVRKEEQHPHGKVSSFKELSEGKKEKQ; encoded by the coding sequence ATGACACAGTCCAAACATGAAAAAGAAAGACAGTGGAATGTAAGAAAAGAGGAGCAGCATCCTCACGGAAAAGTTTCTTCATTCAAGGAGCTCTCAGAAGGAAAGAAAGAAAAGCAATAA
- a CDS encoding pyridoxal phosphate-dependent aminotransferase, whose translation MKHFEKAKRLESLPEQFFASLAGTVNAVVNEGHDVINLGQGNPDQPTPPHIVEKLTEAAQSSSNHKYPPFRGLSSFKEAIAAFYLREYGVEVDPETEVAVLFGGKAGLVEIPQCLLNPGDGVFVPDPGYPDYVSGVALAEASMIKMPLKEENGFLPDYRVHSREEWERAKLMFLNYPNNPTGATATISFFEDTVELASKHDICVVHDFAYGAIGFDGQKPVSFLETDGAKDVGIEIYTLSKTYNMAGWRVGFAVGNKSVIEAINLLQDHLYVSLFGAVQEAATTALLSSQDCVTELVATYEERRHLLISGLQGIGWDVKAPQGSFFAWLKVPEGFTSVEFSTYLLEKVKVAVAPGVGFGEYGEGYVRVGLLTTNERIKEAISRIESLELFHKRD comes from the coding sequence ATGAAACACTTTGAAAAAGCAAAACGATTGGAATCATTACCGGAACAATTTTTCGCTTCCCTTGCAGGAACTGTGAATGCGGTTGTGAATGAGGGGCATGATGTCATTAATTTGGGGCAGGGAAATCCGGATCAGCCGACCCCCCCACATATTGTGGAAAAATTAACAGAAGCGGCTCAATCCTCTTCTAATCATAAATATCCTCCGTTTCGCGGTTTATCGAGCTTTAAAGAGGCGATTGCAGCTTTCTATTTGCGGGAATACGGAGTAGAAGTAGATCCCGAAACCGAAGTAGCGGTTCTCTTCGGAGGAAAAGCAGGATTAGTGGAGATTCCTCAATGTTTATTGAACCCCGGGGATGGGGTATTTGTCCCGGATCCCGGTTATCCGGACTATGTATCGGGGGTCGCATTGGCAGAAGCCAGTATGATCAAGATGCCGTTGAAAGAGGAAAATGGGTTTCTCCCGGATTATCGTGTCCATTCCCGTGAAGAATGGGAAAGGGCGAAATTAATGTTCCTTAACTACCCCAATAATCCAACGGGTGCAACCGCAACAATATCCTTTTTCGAGGATACTGTGGAACTTGCGTCAAAGCATGACATTTGTGTGGTGCATGACTTTGCTTATGGGGCGATCGGTTTCGATGGACAGAAGCCTGTGAGCTTTCTTGAGACGGATGGTGCCAAGGATGTCGGGATTGAGATATATACATTATCGAAGACCTATAATATGGCAGGCTGGAGAGTCGGTTTTGCCGTTGGGAATAAAAGTGTCATTGAAGCGATCAATCTCCTCCAGGATCACCTTTACGTAAGCCTGTTCGGAGCGGTTCAAGAAGCAGCCACTACGGCTTTATTGAGTTCCCAGGATTGCGTAACCGAACTGGTTGCCACATATGAAGAACGGAGACATCTCCTGATCTCGGGTCTACAGGGAATTGGGTGGGATGTAAAAGCTCCTCAAGGTTCTTTCTTTGCCTGGCTAAAGGTGCCGGAAGGATTCACATCTGTTGAGTTCTCAACCTATTTACTTGAAAAAGTCAAAGTGGCCGTTGCTCCAGGTGTAGGATTTGGCGAATATGGAGAAGGGTATGTACGGGTCGGTCTTTTAACGACAAATGAACGGATAAAAGAGGCGATTTCCCGTATAGAAAGTTTAGAATTATTTCACAAAAGGGATTGA
- a CDS encoding 2,3-diketo-5-methylthiopentyl-1-phosphate enolase produces MGEVIATYRIKGKSGSFEKKAEGIALGLTVGSWTDLPLLEQEQLRKYKGRVVSVEEKEEGPWGEVKIGYPGHNYSNDIPAILTTVFGKLSLDGEVKLLDLEFSEDLKKSFPGPRFGIEGIRQLTGVHGRPLLMSIFKGVIGRDLTFLENQLRAQALGGVNVVKDDEILFDNSLTPFFERVRLGKKVLHDVFEETGSRTLYAVNLTGKTSQLRDKARKARELGADALLFNVFSYGLDVLQELREDPAISLPIMAHPAFAGAVAASPVYGVSYSLWLGKLLRMAGADFSLFPSPYGSVALEKGNVLSISHELTKHDDHLKRTLPVPSAGIHPALVPLLVKDFGTDCVINAGGGIHGHPDGASGGGRAFRQAIDAVLNGRSLQEAAETHEELKKALSLWGGEVKV; encoded by the coding sequence ATGGGTGAAGTGATCGCAACATATCGAATTAAGGGAAAGAGTGGTTCCTTCGAGAAAAAGGCAGAAGGGATTGCTTTGGGACTCACGGTCGGATCATGGACGGACCTGCCGCTGCTGGAGCAGGAACAATTGAGAAAATACAAGGGAAGAGTCGTTTCAGTGGAAGAGAAGGAGGAAGGTCCATGGGGTGAGGTGAAGATAGGGTATCCCGGTCATAATTATTCCAATGATATCCCGGCTATCCTTACAACGGTATTCGGCAAGCTTTCTCTCGATGGTGAAGTGAAATTACTGGATCTGGAGTTCTCAGAAGACTTAAAAAAGTCATTTCCCGGTCCGCGTTTTGGGATAGAGGGCATCAGGCAATTAACAGGGGTTCATGGTCGACCGCTGTTAATGAGCATATTCAAAGGGGTGATTGGCAGGGATCTCACTTTCCTTGAAAATCAGTTAAGAGCTCAGGCCCTCGGCGGAGTCAATGTCGTAAAAGATGATGAAATATTATTTGATAATTCCTTGACTCCATTTTTTGAAAGAGTGAGATTAGGAAAAAAAGTGTTGCACGACGTCTTTGAAGAAACGGGTAGTAGAACCTTGTATGCCGTAAATCTGACAGGGAAAACCTCACAGTTACGGGACAAGGCAAGAAAAGCCAGGGAGCTTGGGGCAGACGCTCTTTTATTCAATGTATTTTCATACGGTCTCGATGTTCTGCAGGAATTGAGAGAGGACCCTGCGATTTCATTGCCGATCATGGCTCATCCTGCCTTTGCCGGGGCTGTTGCAGCATCTCCAGTATATGGGGTGAGCTACTCTTTATGGTTGGGTAAATTATTGAGAATGGCCGGAGCTGACTTTTCACTATTTCCATCTCCGTATGGAAGTGTGGCACTAGAGAAGGGCAACGTCCTATCCATAAGCCATGAATTAACGAAGCATGACGACCATTTGAAGAGAACCTTGCCAGTTCCATCAGCAGGCATACACCCGGCACTTGTACCACTTTTGGTAAAAGATTTCGGGACAGATTGTGTCATTAATGCCGGAGGAGGCATTCACGGTCACCCGGACGGTGCAAGTGGGGGAGGAAGGGCATTCCGTCAAGCGATCGATGCTGTTTTAAACGGAAGGTCACTCCAGGAAGCAGCCGAAACCCATGAAGAACTGAAGAAAGCCCTGTCCCTATGGGGAGGGGAGGTAAAGGTGTAA
- a CDS encoding 1,2-dihydroxy-3-keto-5-methylthiopentene dioxygenase, whose translation MTTIHIQGKNQIIEHQEEVVNYLNDQGVIYEHWNMDKLDESLRDRYALTDEDKEAILSTFKEEIEDISARRGYQARDVISLSESTPNLEELLKNFQQEHHHTDDEVRFIVNGHGVFVIQGKDGDFFEVHLNPGDLISVPENIRHYFTLSDDKQVVAVRIFVTQEGWVPIY comes from the coding sequence ATGACAACGATACACATTCAGGGGAAAAATCAGATCATAGAGCACCAGGAAGAGGTAGTAAATTATTTAAATGACCAAGGGGTTATCTACGAACATTGGAACATGGATAAACTGGACGAATCATTAAGGGACCGATACGCTTTAACCGATGAGGATAAAGAGGCCATTCTCTCCACCTTTAAAGAGGAGATTGAAGATATCTCAGCCCGCAGGGGGTATCAGGCAAGGGATGTGATTTCCCTTTCCGAAAGCACACCAAATCTTGAAGAGCTATTAAAGAATTTCCAACAGGAGCATCATCATACGGATGATGAGGTACGATTTATAGTGAATGGACATGGCGTTTTCGTCATTCAAGGAAAGGACGGGGATTTCTTTGAGGTGCATCTGAATCCGGGTGACTTAATTTCCGTTCCTGAAAACATCCGCCACTATTTTACTTTAAGCGATGATAAGCAGGTGGTAGCCGTCCGCATTTTTGTCACCCAGGAAGGCTGGGTACCAATCTATTAA
- the mtnK gene encoding S-methyl-5-thioribose kinase produces the protein MAITKLNTYQPLTEQSAISMAVNVGIFEDGSLLTCEEIGDGNLNLVFHVVERDSGKGIIIKQALPYAKVVGESWPLTIERARIEAGALNLQRSFVGDLVPEVYHSDPSLAVTVMEDLSSLTIARAGLINGNKYPRLSDDIGTFLANTLYFTSDYALHPFRKKEYVKEFSNPELCKITEDLVFTDPFFNSETNEFEEELSGDVQQLWDDFTVKLEVAKLKKSFLTEGEALLHGDLHTGSIFVDDQHTKVIDPEFAFYGPIGFDIGQFIANLIFQVIASPGEKEPILHHIENTWNVFSATFSKHWKESGDAYTKVNGYLEYVLEKSFQDSIGFAGCECIRRTIGLAHVDDLESIEDKEQRLKAKRACLNLGKKLIVNRKHILSIEELLTLVRSYSE, from the coding sequence ATGGCAATCACTAAGCTCAATACGTATCAACCACTGACGGAACAGTCGGCCATCTCTATGGCAGTGAATGTAGGAATCTTTGAAGACGGTTCACTTTTAACTTGTGAAGAAATCGGAGATGGAAACCTTAATCTCGTTTTTCATGTCGTTGAAAGGGATTCAGGTAAAGGAATCATCATCAAGCAAGCCCTCCCCTATGCAAAGGTTGTAGGTGAAAGCTGGCCACTTACCATCGAACGGGCAAGGATTGAAGCGGGTGCCTTAAACCTTCAGCGATCATTTGTAGGCGATCTCGTACCGGAAGTGTATCATTCTGATCCATCCCTTGCCGTCACGGTGATGGAGGATTTAAGCAGCCTCACCATCGCACGTGCCGGCCTGATCAATGGGAATAAGTACCCCCGGTTATCAGATGACATTGGTACATTTCTTGCAAATACACTGTATTTCACATCTGATTATGCCCTTCATCCATTTAGGAAAAAGGAGTATGTGAAGGAATTTTCCAATCCTGAGCTATGCAAAATCACAGAGGACCTGGTATTCACGGATCCTTTCTTCAACAGTGAAACAAATGAGTTTGAGGAGGAATTATCCGGGGATGTGCAGCAATTATGGGATGATTTCACTGTAAAGCTCGAGGTGGCGAAGCTTAAAAAGAGTTTCCTTACCGAAGGGGAAGCCCTGCTTCATGGAGACCTCCACACGGGCAGTATCTTTGTGGATGACCAACACACAAAAGTCATTGACCCGGAATTTGCTTTTTATGGGCCGATCGGTTTCGATATCGGTCAGTTTATTGCAAACCTTATTTTCCAAGTGATTGCGAGTCCAGGTGAAAAGGAACCCATCCTACACCATATCGAAAATACTTGGAACGTCTTCTCAGCTACGTTCTCCAAACATTGGAAGGAAAGTGGTGACGCCTATACGAAGGTGAATGGGTACCTTGAGTATGTATTGGAGAAGAGTTTTCAGGACAGCATCGGGTTTGCAGGATGCGAGTGCATAAGAAGGACGATCGGTCTTGCACATGTGGATGACCTCGAGAGCATCGAAGATAAAGAACAAAGATTAAAGGCCAAGCGGGCATGCCTTAACCTTGGAAAAAAGCTGATTGTAAATCGGAAACACATTCTTTCCATTGAAGAGCTTCTGACTTTAGTACGGTCATATTCTGAATAA
- a CDS encoding M3 family oligoendopeptidase has product MKFEEYTYERPNLEEIKPAFEKVLQKFKAASNVTEQMEAIKEINEIRLTIDTMQNICYIRHSIDTNDSFYKEEQEYIDDMMPEVSGMVTEYYQELVNSPYRKELEDKWGTQLFSLAESEIKTFSPEIITLLQKENKLSSQYTKLMASAKIPFEGEERTLAQMGPFTQSVNRGTRKEAAFATVSFFEENQEELDRLFDELVKVRHTIATTLGYKNFVELGYYRMTRTDYTPDMVKTFRDQVKEHIVPLSTELKERQGKRIGIDSMKFYDEGFKFTSGNASPKGDPQWIIDNGKKMYEELSPETKEFFDFMIERNLMDLEAKKGKAGGGYCTYIAGHEAPYIFSNFNGTSGDIDVLTHEAGHAFQVYSSRGFDIPEYIWPTYEACEIHSMSMEFFTWPWMNYFFKEDTDKYQFSHLSEALQFLPYGVAVDEFQHFVYENPEATPAERNAAWRKIEKEYLPHKDYDGVSYLENGGFWQRQSHIYNSPFYYIDYTLAQICAFQFWKKMNEDREGAWSDYVALCKLGGSRSFTALVEAAHLDSPFQEGTVEKVIEPIRQWLNGIDDTTL; this is encoded by the coding sequence ATGAAGTTTGAAGAATATACATATGAAAGACCAAATCTGGAAGAGATTAAGCCGGCATTCGAAAAGGTGCTTCAGAAGTTTAAAGCAGCTTCAAATGTTACGGAACAGATGGAAGCGATCAAGGAAATCAATGAAATCCGACTTACCATCGACACTATGCAGAATATTTGCTATATCAGGCACTCCATCGATACAAATGATAGCTTTTACAAAGAAGAGCAGGAGTATATTGATGACATGATGCCTGAGGTTTCCGGCATGGTGACAGAATATTATCAGGAACTGGTGAATTCCCCCTATCGTAAGGAATTGGAAGATAAGTGGGGAACACAGTTATTTTCTCTGGCAGAGAGTGAAATCAAGACGTTCTCCCCCGAAATTATCACTCTGCTTCAAAAAGAAAATAAGCTGTCTTCCCAATATACGAAACTGATGGCTTCTGCCAAGATCCCGTTTGAAGGCGAAGAGAGAACATTGGCCCAAATGGGTCCCTTTACACAATCCGTGAATCGCGGGACAAGGAAAGAGGCAGCGTTTGCCACCGTTTCTTTCTTTGAAGAAAATCAGGAAGAATTAGATCGTTTATTCGATGAGTTAGTAAAAGTCCGTCATACCATAGCGACTACTTTAGGTTATAAGAACTTTGTTGAGTTAGGGTATTATCGCATGACGAGAACGGATTATACACCTGATATGGTAAAAACGTTCCGTGATCAGGTGAAGGAGCATATCGTCCCTCTATCCACCGAGCTGAAAGAAAGACAGGGGAAGCGGATTGGGATCGACTCCATGAAGTTTTATGATGAAGGATTCAAATTCACATCAGGCAATGCATCCCCTAAAGGAGACCCTCAGTGGATCATTGACAATGGTAAGAAAATGTATGAAGAGTTATCACCTGAGACAAAGGAATTTTTTGATTTCATGATCGAACGCAACCTCATGGATTTAGAGGCGAAGAAGGGGAAAGCGGGAGGAGGATATTGCACATATATTGCTGGGCATGAAGCGCCATATATCTTCTCGAATTTCAATGGGACGTCTGGCGATATCGATGTATTGACACATGAAGCGGGCCACGCCTTCCAAGTATATTCAAGCCGTGGATTCGATATCCCGGAATACATTTGGCCAACCTACGAAGCGTGTGAGATCCATTCCATGAGCATGGAATTCTTCACTTGGCCATGGATGAATTATTTCTTTAAAGAAGATACGGATAAGTATCAATTCTCTCATTTGAGTGAGGCGCTTCAGTTCCTCCCTTACGGTGTAGCGGTTGATGAATTCCAACATTTTGTGTATGAGAATCCTGAAGCCACACCTGCTGAACGGAACGCAGCGTGGAGAAAGATCGAGAAAGAGTATCTCCCGCACAAAGACTATGATGGAGTGTCGTATTTGGAAAATGGAGGGTTCTGGCAGAGGCAGTCCCATATTTACAATTCACCATTCTACTATATCGATTATACGTTAGCTCAGATCTGTGCTTTTCAATTTTGGAAGAAAATGAATGAGGATCGTGAAGGGGCCTGGAGTGACTATGTCGCCCTTTGTAAACTGGGAGGAAGCCGTTCATTCACAGCACTCGTGGAAGCGGCCCATCTGGACTCTCCATTCCAGGAGGGAACGGTCGAAAAAGTAATCGAACCAATCAGACAGTGGTTAAATGGAATCGACGATACAACCCTATAA
- a CDS encoding MarR family winged helix-turn-helix transcriptional regulator, with protein MNAMTEKQDTKQSLKLFIVLSRAFKALNEEINKNIQENGLNPTEFAVLELLYHKGDQPLQQIGGKILLASGSITYVVDKLEKKGYLKRVACPKDRRVTYAQITENGKALIDDIFPNHENRIHELMSALSTDEKEETIQMLKKLGLSIKDLSY; from the coding sequence ATGAATGCCATGACCGAAAAACAAGATACAAAACAGTCGTTGAAACTTTTCATTGTCCTCTCCAGAGCTTTTAAAGCTTTAAATGAAGAGATAAATAAGAACATTCAAGAAAATGGTCTGAACCCGACAGAATTTGCCGTGTTGGAGCTTTTGTATCATAAGGGAGACCAGCCTTTGCAACAAATTGGAGGAAAGATCCTGCTAGCTTCAGGCAGCATCACGTATGTTGTCGATAAGCTTGAAAAAAAGGGATATCTTAAACGTGTTGCCTGTCCCAAGGATCGTCGGGTGACTTACGCCCAGATTACTGAAAATGGCAAAGCGTTGATCGATGATATTTTCCCGAACCATGAGAACCGGATACACGAATTGATGTCTGCGCTGTCTACCGACGAGAAGGAAGAAACCATTCAAATGCTGAAAAAGCTTGGACTATCCATTAAAGATCTGTCCTACTAG
- a CDS encoding GerAB/ArcD/ProY family transporter has product MKRMAGSFQIAAVYVGTVIGAGFATGREIVEFFTRFGFVGFIAILLSGYLFITMGTKIMLKSHDIKAKSFEEFNEYLFGKWFSKVMNIVMMIMLIGVSAVMLSGAGAVFQEQLLLSKQLGILLTIALGFLTMMVGMKGLFAVNTFVVPLMIVFNLFLMVYSVRHADFMEAFLMIPHAEDGWKSVVAPFSYVAFNLAMAQAVLVPVAGEVKDRETIKYGGYLGGFFLTLILISSHITLVMIPNVTEYQIPMAVVMKSFVSGFYFIYILIIYGEIFTSVIGGVFGLEKQLGSYWKGSSLWTFTGIFLMIYSLSFFEYSELLSYLYPLFGYMSLIFIILLWMKPNK; this is encoded by the coding sequence ATGAAAAGGATGGCTGGATCGTTTCAGATTGCAGCAGTATATGTAGGAACTGTCATAGGAGCCGGATTTGCCACTGGAAGGGAAATTGTCGAGTTTTTCACCCGGTTTGGTTTCGTCGGGTTTATTGCCATATTACTAAGTGGATATTTATTTATTACGATGGGAACCAAGATCATGCTTAAATCCCATGATATTAAAGCGAAGTCATTCGAGGAATTCAATGAATATTTATTTGGCAAATGGTTTTCAAAGGTCATGAATATCGTCATGATGATCATGCTCATCGGAGTATCAGCCGTCATGCTTTCAGGGGCAGGGGCCGTTTTTCAGGAGCAGCTCCTATTATCCAAGCAGTTAGGCATTCTGTTGACCATCGCATTGGGTTTTTTAACGATGATGGTAGGGATGAAGGGCTTATTTGCTGTGAATACGTTTGTCGTTCCTCTTATGATTGTCTTCAATCTGTTCCTGATGGTGTATTCTGTTCGCCATGCGGATTTTATGGAAGCATTCCTCATGATCCCTCATGCGGAAGATGGATGGAAATCGGTCGTGGCCCCATTTTCATATGTTGCCTTCAATCTCGCCATGGCACAGGCTGTTCTCGTTCCTGTTGCAGGAGAAGTGAAAGATCGGGAAACCATTAAATATGGGGGATATCTTGGCGGATTTTTTCTTACACTCATTTTGATCTCCAGTCATATCACGCTGGTCATGATCCCGAATGTAACCGAGTATCAGATTCCCATGGCCGTGGTGATGAAGTCATTCGTATCAGGCTTCTACTTTATTTATATCCTCATTATTTATGGTGAGATTTTCACTTCTGTCATCGGTGGCGTATTCGGGCTGGAAAAACAGCTCGGAAGCTATTGGAAAGGCTCATCTTTATGGACTTTTACCGGGATTTTCCTGATGATTTATTCTTTGAGCTTCTTTGAGTACAGTGAACTCCTGTCCTACTTGTATCCTCTATTTGGCTATATGAGTTTGATATTCATTATCCTTCTCTGGATGAAACCAAATAAATAA
- a CDS encoding methylthioribulose 1-phosphate dehydratase, with amino-acid sequence MKSYQAEWEELADIKRELADRDWFMGTSGNLAIRVGSSPVSFLVTASGKDKRKHTKEDFLLVNAQGEALEETQLRPSAETLLHSHIFNGSSAGCSLHVHTVANNVISELYGDEGVITFRNQELIKAWDKWDEHDSISIPIIHNHAHIPTLADSFLPYIKEDKGAVLIRNHGITVWGRTGFEAKKLLEACEFLFQYHLTLLSLTTTKSISKGGVKL; translated from the coding sequence ATGAAGTCGTATCAAGCCGAATGGGAAGAGCTCGCTGATATCAAAAGAGAATTGGCAGACAGGGACTGGTTTATGGGAACCAGTGGGAATCTGGCGATACGTGTGGGATCATCGCCTGTATCATTCCTGGTTACGGCAAGTGGAAAGGATAAGCGAAAGCACACGAAAGAGGACTTCCTCCTTGTGAATGCACAAGGTGAGGCCTTGGAGGAAACCCAACTGCGTCCCTCAGCCGAAACCCTTCTCCACAGTCACATATTCAATGGGAGTTCAGCGGGATGCAGCTTACATGTCCATACTGTTGCCAACAATGTGATCAGTGAACTGTATGGGGATGAAGGTGTCATCACATTCAGAAACCAGGAACTGATTAAAGCCTGGGACAAATGGGATGAACATGACTCCATCTCGATTCCCATCATCCATAATCATGCGCATATTCCAACCTTGGCGGATTCCTTCCTCCCATACATTAAAGAAGATAAAGGGGCCGTACTTATTCGCAATCATGGAATTACCGTTTGGGGACGTACAGGGTTTGAAGCTAAGAAACTATTGGAAGCGTGTGAGTTTCTGTTCCAGTACCACCTTACATTATTATCATTAACAACCACAAAATCTATTTCCAAGGGAGGAGTCAAATTATGA